A single genomic interval of Hevea brasiliensis isolate MT/VB/25A 57/8 chromosome 4, ASM3005281v1, whole genome shotgun sequence harbors:
- the LOC110666298 gene encoding squamosa promoter-binding protein 1 — protein MDAKALEGKRGSKEKVIIREDCIVDEDLEDDMEEEEGSGGFVDDDKKKGVGMVHGKRGSSGGASPPSCQVEKCGADLTEAKRYHRRHKVCEIHAKAPAVIVAGLRQRFCQQCSRFHELSEFDEAKRSCRRRLAGHNERRRKSSAESYGEGSSRKGSFGGQAQLKDSQFRQADERGKYQITIPGNSATYKRSQIR, from the exons ATGGATGCCAAAGCCCTTGAAGGGAAGCGCGGTTCCAAAGAGAAAGTGATCATCAGAGAAGATTGCATTGTTGATGAAGATTTAGAGGACGATATGGAAGAGGAAGAGGGAAGTGGTGGTTTTGTTGATGATGACAAGAAGAAAGGAGTTGGTATGGTGCATGGGAAGAGAGGGAGTAGCGGTGGGGCATCGCCGCCGTCTTGCCAGGTGGAGAAATGTGGAGCTGAtttaactgaggctaaaaggtaCCATAGGCGACATAAAGTTTGTGAGATTCATGCAAAGGCACCAGCCGTAATTGTTGCTGGCCTTAGGCAGAGGTTTTGTCAACAATGCAGCAG GTTCCATGAGCTATCAGAGTTTGATGAAGCAAAAAGGAGTTGCCGCAGGCGTTTAGCAGGACACAATGAGAGGCGCAGGAAAAGCTCAGCTGAATCCTACGGGGAAGGGTCGAGCCGCAAAGGGTCGTTTGGTGGTCAAGCTCAGCTAAAGGATAGCCAGTTCAGGCAAGCTGATGAAAGAGGCAAATATCAGATAACCATACCAGGGAATTCTGCTACTTACAAACGATCCCAAATCCGGTGA
- the LOC110666277 gene encoding probable protein phosphatase 2C 39 — protein MAGREILNKMKEKVGLGSSADSGKGKSKISNNVTHGYHLVKGKSHQAMEDYIVAQFKQVDDYELGLFAIFDGHLSHVIPDYLRLNLFDNILKEPDFWAEPENAMRKAYRITDTTILDKAADLGKGGSTAVTAILINCQMLVVANVGDSRAVICKNGVAKQLSVDHEPSVERKDIEKRGGFVSNFPGDVPRVDGQLAVARAFGDKSLKEHLSSEPDVAKEVIDDDTDFIILASDGLWKVMSNQEAADAIKNIKDARSAAKHLAEEALNRKSKDDISCIVVKFQ, from the exons ATGGCTGGCAGAGAAATCTTAAACAAGATGAAG GAAAAAGTGGGATTAGGTTCATCTGCAGACTCTGGAAAGGGCAAGAGTAAGATATCAAATAATGTAACCCATGGTTATCACTTGGTGAAGGGAAAGTCACATCAGGCCATGGAAGATTATATTGTTGCACAATTTAAGCAAGTTGATGACTATGAGCTTGGGTTGTTTGCAATATTTGATGGTCATCTGAGCCATGTTATTCCTGATTATTTGCGATTGAATTTGTTTGACAATATCTTAAAAGAG CCAGACTTCTGGGCAGAGCCAGAAAATGCCATGAGGAAAGCATACCGAATAACCGATACTACTATTTTAGACAAAGCAGCTGATTTGGGTAAAGGGGGTTCAACTGCTGTCACAGCAATACTAATCAACTGTCAGATGTTGGTAGTAGCCAATGTTGGTGATTCTCGAGCTGTAATCTGCAAGAATGGCGTGGCCAAGCAACTGTCAGTTGATCATGAGCCAAGTGTAGAAAGGAAGGATATTGAGAAGAGAGGTGGTTTTGTATCGAACTTCCCAG GGGATGTTCCACGTGTTGATGGGCAATTGGCAGTGGCAAGGGCATTTGGTGACAAGAGCTTGAAAGAACATCTCAGCTCAGAGCCGGACGTTGCGAAGGAAGTGATTGATGATGATACAGATTTTATTATCTTAGCTAGTGATGGGTTGTGGAAG GTGATGTCAAACCAGGAAGCAGCAGATGCTATTAAGAACATAAAGGATGCTCGTTCTGCAGCAAAACACCTTGCTGAAGAGGCACTTAATAGGAAGAGCAAAGATGACATTTCCTGCAtagttgtaaaatttcagtga
- the LOC110666278 gene encoding probable membrane-associated kinase regulator 3: MEHHHHHQKTSSRDTFSFPSTPSQDQDSEFEFGCFTPDFPSTVDSYKTSPADHLFYNGRLLPHSFPVVLQQQQQTPTTPMVLIESISRASSRTSSVSSKDSLMSSRSNSVNSSRSSVSCSSSRPSWSSDNSERKLLYHSTKLASRTPMASKLVMAQLYGSSQRWQHVTPIPALKPEDSKRKKGSEVAAKQGLMRNKKEGNHQQGKKDKSSGICQRFFRSFLVACRECHAMEPSTEDDIFQGSVKL; this comes from the coding sequence AtggagcaccaccaccaccaccaaaaGACTAGCTCTAGAGACACTTTCTCCTTCCCTAGCACTCCAAGTCAAGACCAAGATTCTGAATTCGAATTCGGGTGTTTCACACCAGATTTTCCTTCGACTGTTGATTCCTACAAGACCTCACCGGCTGATCATCTTTTCTACAATGGCCGTCTCTTGCCTCATTCTTTCCCAGTTGTACTTCAACAGCAACAACAAACACCAACAACCCCCATGGTTCTCATCGAATCTATCTCTCGAGCATCGAGCAGAACCAGCAGCGTGTCTAGCAAAGATTCCCTCATGTCATCGAGGAGCAATAGTGTTAATAGCAGTAGAAGCAGTGTTAGCTGCAGCAGCTCAAGACCAAGTTGGAGTAGTGACAATTCTGAAAGGAAATTACTATATCACAGTACAAAACTTGCAAGCAGAACTCCTATGGCTAGTAAACTTGTAATGGCGCAGCTGTATGGCTCTTCTCAACGGTGGCAACATGTCACGCCTATTCCAGCCCTGAAACCTGAGGATTCCAAGAGAAAAAAAGGTAGTGAAGTTGCGGCGAAACAAGGGTTGATGAGAAACAAGAAAGAAGGTAATCATCAACAAGGGAAAAAAGACAAGTCATCGGGCATTTGCCAGAGATTTTTCAGGTCATTTTTGGTTGCATGTAGAGAATGCCATGCCATGGAACCTTCAACAGAAGATGATATCTTCCAGGGAAGTGTTAAGTTATAA
- the LOC110666279 gene encoding protein RICE SALT SENSITIVE 3 isoform X2, with protein MGKVASDKCHKWVFKEPSECEPNISNYWQSSFDALPPEWTDQFESGIQTIAVIQAGHGLLQLGSCKIIPEDLHFVLRMRHTFESLGYQSGFYLSQLFSSTQNTSASSIPSKQSVIPTCLPPPLFNRGQMPLPSAASMLSSPNFQNPAARLGFPQAKDEPHMFILPHSAETRMEEMIGEPENDIKWPNGLSLFNALTGRTNDAKLLFNPEGLGNKADQNHHSASSANPNEFLSLDSHPDSARKMENKFERSFTLPARMATLSSSTSIDHHQQQPAEYRNSEAGMYTDVMETFLE; from the exons ATGGGAAAAGTTGCTTCAGATAAGTgtcataaatgggttttcaaagaACCTTCTGAATGTGAACCTAACATCTCCAACTACTGGCAGAGTTCTTTTGATGCT CTTCCTCCAGAATGGACTGATCAGTTTGAGTCTGGCATTCAG ACCATTGCTGTCATTCAAGCTGGCCATGGACTTCTACAACTGGGTTCTTGCAAGATT ATACCTGAAGACCTTCATTTTGTGCTAAGAATGAGGCATACCTTTGAATCTTTAGGTTACCAATCTGGTTTCTACCTTTCCCAGCTCTTTTCCTCAACCCAAAATACTTCTGCATCTTCAATTCCTTCTAAGCAATCTGTCATTCCAACCTGCCTACCTCCACCTCTCTTCAACAGGGGTCAAATGCCACTCCCATCTGCAGCTTCTATGCTTTCTTCGCCAAATTTTCAAAACCCAGCAGCTAGACTTGGATTTCCACAAGCCAAAGATGAGCCCCATATGTTCATCCTTCCTCATTCAGCAGAAACCCGAATGGAAGAAATGATAGGAGAGCCTGAAAATGACATTAAATGGCCTAATGGGTTGTCTCTCTTCAATGCTTTAACCGGAAGAACTAATGATGCCAAGCTTTTGTTTAACCCTGAGGGCTTGGGGAACAAAGCAGACCAAAACCACCATAGTGCAAGCAGTGCAAATCCCAACGAGTTCTTGAGCTTGGACAGCCATCCAGATAGTGCACGAAAAATGGAAAACAAGTTCGAAAGGAGCTTTACTTTGCCTGCAAGAATGGCCACATTGTCTTCTTCCACTTCAATTGATCACCATCAGCAACAACCTGCTGAGTACAGGAATTCCGAAGCAGGGATGTATACGGATGTCATGGAGACTTTCTTGGAGTGA
- the LOC110666279 gene encoding protein RICE SALT SENSITIVE 3 isoform X1, with the protein MVGSGGADRSKEAVGMMALHEALRSVCLNSDWTYSVFWTIRPRPRVRGGNGCKVGDDNGSLMLMWEDGFCWGRGGDGLEEIDGEDPVRKAFSKMSIQLYNYGEGLMGKVASDKCHKWVFKEPSECEPNISNYWQSSFDALPPEWTDQFESGIQTIAVIQAGHGLLQLGSCKIIPEDLHFVLRMRHTFESLGYQSGFYLSQLFSSTQNTSASSIPSKQSVIPTCLPPPLFNRGQMPLPSAASMLSSPNFQNPAARLGFPQAKDEPHMFILPHSAETRMEEMIGEPENDIKWPNGLSLFNALTGRTNDAKLLFNPEGLGNKADQNHHSASSANPNEFLSLDSHPDSARKMENKFERSFTLPARMATLSSSTSIDHHQQQPAEYRNSEAGMYTDVMETFLE; encoded by the exons atggtggGCTCAGGAGGAGCAGATAGGAGCAAAGAAGCTGTTGGGATGATGGCCCTTCATGAGGCCCTTAGAAGCGTCTGTCTCAACTCAGACTGGACTTACTCTGTCTTCTGGACTATCCGTCCTCGCCC AAGAGTCAGAGGTGGTAATGGTTGCAAGGTTGGAGACGATAATGGGAGCTT GATGTTAATGTGGGAAGATGGTTTTTGCTGGGGAAGAGGAGGAGATGGTCTGGAAGAGATTGATGGAGAAGATCCTGTCAGGAAAGCTTTCAGCAAAATGTCTATCCAGTTATATAATTATGGAGAAGG GTTAATGGGAAAAGTTGCTTCAGATAAGTgtcataaatgggttttcaaagaACCTTCTGAATGTGAACCTAACATCTCCAACTACTGGCAGAGTTCTTTTGATGCT CTTCCTCCAGAATGGACTGATCAGTTTGAGTCTGGCATTCAG ACCATTGCTGTCATTCAAGCTGGCCATGGACTTCTACAACTGGGTTCTTGCAAGATT ATACCTGAAGACCTTCATTTTGTGCTAAGAATGAGGCATACCTTTGAATCTTTAGGTTACCAATCTGGTTTCTACCTTTCCCAGCTCTTTTCCTCAACCCAAAATACTTCTGCATCTTCAATTCCTTCTAAGCAATCTGTCATTCCAACCTGCCTACCTCCACCTCTCTTCAACAGGGGTCAAATGCCACTCCCATCTGCAGCTTCTATGCTTTCTTCGCCAAATTTTCAAAACCCAGCAGCTAGACTTGGATTTCCACAAGCCAAAGATGAGCCCCATATGTTCATCCTTCCTCATTCAGCAGAAACCCGAATGGAAGAAATGATAGGAGAGCCTGAAAATGACATTAAATGGCCTAATGGGTTGTCTCTCTTCAATGCTTTAACCGGAAGAACTAATGATGCCAAGCTTTTGTTTAACCCTGAGGGCTTGGGGAACAAAGCAGACCAAAACCACCATAGTGCAAGCAGTGCAAATCCCAACGAGTTCTTGAGCTTGGACAGCCATCCAGATAGTGCACGAAAAATGGAAAACAAGTTCGAAAGGAGCTTTACTTTGCCTGCAAGAATGGCCACATTGTCTTCTTCCACTTCAATTGATCACCATCAGCAACAACCTGCTGAGTACAGGAATTCCGAAGCAGGGATGTATACGGATGTCATGGAGACTTTCTTGGAGTGA